The sequence below is a genomic window from bacterium.
GGCTGCCGCGGACGTGCGTGCACTGCGGGCTCGATCTCGGCCCCGACCACCGCGAACAGGACGGCCCCTTCTGCTGCGCCGGCTGCCGCGTCGTCCACGGCCTGATCCACGGCGCCGGCCTCGACCGCTACTACGAGCTGCGCCGCGGCGAATCCGCTCCGTCGCCGCAACTCCGTCCCGACAACTTCGCCTGGCTGGACCTGCAGCTCGAGGATCCCGCCCACCGCGTGGGCGAGGGCGTGGTGCGGTTGCGCCTGGACCTGCAGGGCGTGCACTGCGCCGCCTGCGTCTGGCTGCTCGAACAGCTCTTCGCGCGGCGGGCCGCCGGTCGCGACCTGCGCATCAACCCGGCCCTGGGCACCGTCGAGCTGGTCTGGGACACGCGCCTCGGTTCGCTGCGGGACTACCTGGCCGAGGCCGAGGCGTTCGGCTACCGCTTCGGCCCGGCGCACGCCAAGCCGACGCCGCGGTCGCGGGGGATCCTGGTGCGCCTGGCCGTCGCCGCGGCCGCGGCCATGAACGTCATGATGTTCAGCCTCAGCTACTACTTCGGGCTCGCGCCCGGCGAGCAGGGGCCGGCCTACGTCATGTTCGGTCGCCTGAGCCTCGCGCTGTGCACCGTCGCGGTCGGGGTGGGCGGCTGGCCTTTCTTCGCCGCCGCGTGGCGGGGCCTGCGCCGCCGCGTGGTGCACCTGGACCTGCCCATCGCGCTGGGGATGCTCCTGAGCTGGGGCGGTTCGGTCCACGCCTACCTGACCGCGGGTCCCGAGAACGCCTACTTCGACACCGTCACCATCTTCGTGGCCCTGATGCTCGTGGGACGCTGGCTGCAGGAGTGGGTGCTCGAGCGCAACCGCAACTCGCTGCTGGCGTCCGGCGGCATCGCCGACCTCTACGCGCGCCGCCTCGTCGACGGCCGGCTGCAGGCCGTGTCCGCCTCCGATCTGCGCACCGGCGACGAGATCTGGGTCGCGCCCGGCGACCTGGTGCCCGTCGCGGGCGTGCCCCTGCACCGCGAGGTCCTGGTCTCGCTGGACTGGATCACCGGCGAGTCCGACGCGCAGGTCCGCCGCCCCGGCGAGCGCGTGCCCGCCGGCGCCTTCAACGCCGGCGAGACGGGCTTCCGGCTGGCCGCCGTGGAGGACTTCTCCGACTCGCGGCTGCACGACCTGCTGCGCCTGGACGACGCGCGCGGGGACGACGCCGACGCGCCCCGCGACGCCTGGCACCGCATCGCCACGGTGTACGTCGGGGTCGTGCTCCTGCTGGCCGCGACGGGGTTCGCGGCCTGGCTCGGCGCGGGGCTGCAGCGGGCGGTGGCGGTGGCGGTCTCGGTGCTGGTGGTCACCTGCCCGTGCGCGCTGGGGCTGGCCGTGCCGCTGGCGCGCGAGCTGGTGCACGTCGGGCTGCGCCGGCACGGCGTGCTGCTGCGCCGCAACAGCTACCTGGAGAAGGCGCTGCGCGTGCGCAAGATCCTCTTCGACAAGACGGGCACGCTGACCCGCGGCCTGCTCGCGCTGGCCGACGAGTCACGCCGCGAGCTGCTGGCGCTGCCGGCGGCCGAGCGTCGCGTGCTGTGGAACATGACCGGCCGCAGCGGCCATCCGGTGAGCCGCTGCGTCGCGGCGGCCCTGTCGCTGAGCGACGCCGCCGCCCCCGGCGAAGGCGCCGCCCGGCTCGACCCCGCGGCCGACGACGTGCGCGAGGTCCCCGGCGAGGGACTGTCCTGGGAGCGCGACGGCGCCGTCTGGCGCTTCGGCCGACCGGCGTTCGCCCTGCCGGCGGCCGGAAACATCGATACCTACGCCGGGCGCAGCGTCTTCAGCCGCGACGGCGCGCCACTGGCGTCGCTGACGCTGGTCGAGGAGATGAAGCCCGACGCCGTGGCCGAGGTGGCGCGGCTGCAGGCCGCGGGCTACGAGGTCCACCTGCTGAGCGGCGACGCGCCCGCGCGCGTCCGGTCGGCGGCGGCCGCCCTCGGCCTGGCGGCCGGACGGGCCCGCGGCGGGTTGTCCCCGCAGGCGAAGGCCGACGCCGTGCGCGAGCTGGACGACCGCGACACCCTGATGATCGGCGACGGCCTGAACGACAGCCCCAGCTTCGACGCCGCCTGGACGGCGGCCACCCCGGCCGTCGACCGCGCCGTGCTGCCGCACAAGGCCGACTTCTACTACCTGGGCGACGGCATCGCCGCCGTCCGCCGCTCGCTGGACGCCGCCCGCCGCCTGCGCGCCGTGCAGCGCGGCAACCTCGTGTTCGCCGGCGTCTACAACCTGATCGCGGTCGGGCTCTGCCTGTCCGGGGCGGTCACCCCGGTGGTGGCCGCGGTCCTGATGCCCGTCAGTTCCGTGACGGTGGTCGCGGCGACCGCCGCGCGCCTCGGTGCGGGGAGGTCCCCGTGGACGTCCTGATGATCACCGTTTTCGTCAGCCTGCTGCTGGTCGTCGGCGGGCTGGTGCTGTTCTTCGTCCGCCAGCGCGCGGGCGACTTCGACCACGGGGACCGCCTGTCGCTGCTGCCGCTGGCCGACGACCCGCAGGGCGATCCCGACCCGGAAGCGAAGACGCAGGAGCCCTGAGCGGGCTCGTCCACCCAAGG
It includes:
- a CDS encoding heavy metal translocating P-type ATPase metal-binding domain-containing protein, whose product is LPRTCVHCGLDLGPDHREQDGPFCCAGCRVVHGLIHGAGLDRYYELRRGESAPSPQLRPDNFAWLDLQLEDPAHRVGEGVVRLRLDLQGVHCAACVWLLEQLFARRAAGRDLRINPALGTVELVWDTRLGSLRDYLAEAEAFGYRFGPAHAKPTPRSRGILVRLAVAAAAAMNVMMFSLSYYFGLAPGEQGPAYVMFGRLSLALCTVAVGVGGWPFFAAAWRGLRRRVVHLDLPIALGMLLSWGGSVHAYLTAGPENAYFDTVTIFVALMLVGRWLQEWVLERNRNSLLASGGIADLYARRLVDGRLQAVSASDLRTGDEIWVAPGDLVPVAGVPLHREVLVSLDWITGESDAQVRRPGERVPAGAFNAGETGFRLAAVEDFSDSRLHDLLRLDDARGDDADAPRDAWHRIATVYVGVVLLLAATGFAAWLGAGLQRAVAVAVSVLVVTCPCALGLAVPLARELVHVGLRRHGVLLRRNSYLEKALRVRKILFDKTGTLTRGLLALADESRRELLALPAAERRVLWNMTGRSGHPVSRCVAAALSLSDAAAPGEGAARLDPAADDVREVPGEGLSWERDGAVWRFGRPAFALPAAGNIDTYAGRSVFSRDGAPLASLTLVEEMKPDAVAEVARLQAAGYEVHLLSGDAPARVRSAAAALGLAAGRARGGLSPQAKADAVRELDDRDTLMIGDGLNDSPSFDAAWTAATPAVDRAVLPHKADFYYLGDGIAAVRRSLDAARRLRAVQRGNLVFAGVYNLIAVGLCLSGAVTPVVAAVLMPVSSVTVVAATAARLGAGRSPWTS
- the ccoS gene encoding cbb3-type cytochrome oxidase assembly protein CcoS yields the protein MDVLMITVFVSLLLVVGGLVLFFVRQRAGDFDHGDRLSLLPLADDPQGDPDPEAKTQEP